A single Bosea sp. PAMC 26642 DNA region contains:
- a CDS encoding ABC transporter permease, with amino-acid sequence MLGYILRRLLATIPVLLIVAVLVFLMLRMTPGDPAAVIAGDNASTAQIAAIRAKLGLDQPIIAQFAIWAGNLLQGNLGESFFFKKTIGELILGRIEPTLSLAVFTMAIAICVAIPLGVLAAYKHGSWIDRVVMGFSVLGFSVPVFVIGYLLIYVFAITLGWFPVQGYQPISAGFGGFIQRLTLPAVTLSVIYIALIARMTRASVLEVLSEDYIRTARAKGQVERKILFRHALKNAAVPIVTVVGIGIALLIGGVVVTESVFAIPGLGRLTVDAVLARDYPTIQAVILLFSVVYVAVNLGIDLVYCLFDPRIRY; translated from the coding sequence TGGTCTTCCTGATGCTGCGGATGACGCCGGGCGATCCGGCTGCCGTCATTGCCGGCGACAACGCCAGCACGGCGCAGATCGCGGCGATCCGGGCAAAATTGGGTCTCGATCAGCCGATCATCGCGCAATTCGCGATCTGGGCCGGCAACCTGCTGCAGGGCAATCTCGGCGAGAGCTTCTTTTTCAAGAAGACCATCGGCGAACTGATTCTGGGGCGTATCGAGCCGACCTTGTCGCTCGCCGTCTTCACCATGGCCATCGCGATCTGCGTCGCGATCCCGCTCGGAGTGCTCGCGGCCTACAAGCACGGCTCCTGGATCGACCGCGTCGTGATGGGCTTCTCGGTGCTGGGCTTTTCCGTCCCGGTCTTCGTTATCGGCTATCTCCTGATCTATGTTTTCGCGATCACGCTCGGCTGGTTCCCGGTCCAGGGTTATCAGCCAATCTCCGCGGGCTTCGGTGGCTTCATCCAGCGCCTGACCCTGCCGGCAGTGACGCTGTCGGTGATCTACATCGCCCTGATCGCCCGCATGACGCGCGCCAGCGTGCTCGAAGTCCTCAGCGAGGACTACATCCGCACCGCCCGCGCCAAGGGGCAGGTCGAGCGCAAGATCCTGTTCCGGCACGCCCTCAAGAACGCCGCCGTGCCGATCGTCACCGTGGTCGGCATCGGCATCGCCCTTCTCATCGGCGGCGTCGTCGTTACCGAGAGCGTCTTTGCGATACCGGGGCTCGGCCGGCTCACTGTCGATGCGGTGCTTGCCCGCGACTATCCGACGATCCAGGCGGTGATCCTGCTGTTCTCGGTGGTCTATGTCGCGGTCAATCTCGGCATCGATCTGGTCTATTGCCTGTTCGACCCGAGGATCCGCTATTGA
- a CDS encoding ABC transporter permease, translating into MSAEPSIIAPVLPERARPGSQVLYRLLRNPAVMIGGAVLLVMALIGLLAPFLGTLDPAAINPVSRNKVPGFERTIRADDGTSTVFKHRMGTDSLGRDVYSRVVYGARVSLLIAVSVATVSISIGLVLGLIAGYIRPLDAVIMRVMDGLMAIPAILLAIAVVSLFRAGLAAVIVAIIVPEIPRVVRLVRSIVLSVREEPYVEAAIMQGTRLPTLMVRHILPNTIAPLIVQATFIAASAILVEAILSFLGIGIPPEVPTWGNIMAEGRNVFRVFPHNILYPGIFLGLTVLAVNMLGDGLRDTLDPKMAGR; encoded by the coding sequence TTGAGCGCCGAACCCAGCATCATCGCGCCGGTGTTGCCGGAGCGCGCCCGCCCCGGATCGCAGGTGCTCTATCGGCTGCTGCGCAACCCGGCGGTCATGATCGGCGGTGCGGTGCTGCTGGTCATGGCGCTGATCGGCCTGCTCGCGCCCTTCCTCGGCACGCTCGACCCCGCCGCGATCAATCCGGTCTCGCGTAACAAGGTGCCGGGCTTCGAACGCACGATCAGGGCCGATGACGGCACGAGCACGGTCTTCAAGCATCGAATGGGTACGGATTCGCTCGGTCGCGACGTCTACAGCCGCGTCGTCTATGGCGCCCGCGTCTCGCTGCTCATCGCCGTCTCGGTCGCGACCGTCAGCATCTCGATCGGCCTCGTGCTCGGGCTGATCGCCGGCTATATCCGCCCGCTCGACGCCGTCATCATGCGTGTCATGGACGGGCTGATGGCTATACCCGCGATCCTGCTCGCCATCGCCGTCGTCTCGCTGTTCCGCGCCGGGCTTGCCGCCGTCATCGTCGCGATCATCGTGCCGGAGATTCCGCGCGTCGTTCGGCTCGTGCGCTCGATCGTCCTGTCGGTGCGCGAGGAGCCTTATGTCGAGGCGGCGATCATGCAGGGTACGCGGCTGCCGACCCTGATGGTGCGCCACATCCTGCCCAACACCATCGCCCCGCTGATCGTGCAGGCGACCTTCATCGCCGCCTCCGCCATCCTGGTCGAAGCGATCCTGTCCTTCCTCGGCATCGGCATTCCTCCGGAGGTGCCGACCTGGGGCAATATCATGGCCGAGGGCCGCAACGTCTTTCGCGTCTTCCCGCACAACATTCTGTATCCCGGCATCTTCCTCGGCTTGACGGTGCTGGCGGTGAACATGCTGGGCGACGGTCTGCGCGACACCCTCGATCCCAAGATGGCCGGCCGATGA